From a single Myotis daubentonii chromosome 5, mMyoDau2.1, whole genome shotgun sequence genomic region:
- the LPL gene encoding lipoprotein lipase: MESKALLLVALGVWLQSLTASRGGVAADRERDFTDIESKFALRTPEDTAEDTCHIIPGVTESVANCHFNHSSKTFVVIHGWTVTGMYESWVPKLVAALYKREPDSNVIVVDWLWRAQQHYPVSAGYTKLVGKDVATFINWMAEEFNYPLDNVHLLGYSLGAHAAGVAGSLTNKKVNRITGLDPAGPNFEYAEAPSRLSPDDADFVDVLHTFTRGSPGRSIGIQKPVGHVDIYPNGGTFQPGCNIGEAIRVIAERGLGDVDQLVKCSHERSIHLFIDSLLNEENPSKAYRCNSKEAFEKGLCLSCRKNRCNNVGYEINKVRAKRSSKMYLKTRSQMPYKVFHYQVKIHFSGTESDTQTNQAFEISLYGTVAESENIPFTLPEISTNKTYSFLIYTEVDIGELLMLKLKWNSDSYFSWSDWWSSPGFAIEKIRVKAGETQKKVIFCSREKVSRLQKGKSAVVFVKCHDKSLNKKSN; the protein is encoded by the exons ATGGAGAGCAAAGCGCTGCTCCTGGTGGCTCTGGgcgtctggctccagagtctgacCGCCTCCCGCGGAGGGGTGGCCGCCGACA GAGAAAGAGATTTTACAGACATTGAAAGTAAATTTGCTCTAAGGACCCCTGAAGACACAGCTGAGGACACTTGCCACATCATTCCCGGAGTGACAGAGTCTGTGGCTAACTGCCACTTCAACCACAGCAGCAAAACCTTCGTGGTGATCCATGGCTGGACG GTGACGGGAATGTATGAGAGCTGGGTGCCCAAACTCGTGGCTGCCCTGTACAAGAGGGAGCCGGACTCCAACGTCATCGTGGTGGACTGGCTGTGGCGGGCCCAGCAGCACTACCCAGTGTCTGCGGGCTACACCAAGCTGGTGGGGAAGGATGTGGCCACGTTTATCAACTGGATGGCG GAGGAATTTAACTACCCTCTGGATAATGTTCATCTCTTGGGATACAGCCTGGGGGCCCACGCTGCTGGTGTTGCAGGAAGTCTGACCAATAAGAAGGTCAACAGAATTACGG GCCTAGATCCAGCCGGACCTAACTTTGAATACGCAGAAGCTCCAAGTCGCCTTTCTCCCGATGATGCGGATTTTGTAGACGTCTTACACACATTCACCAGAGGGTCACCTGGACGAAGTATTGGAATCCAGAAACCAGTAGGGCATGTTGACATTTACCCGAATGGAGGCACGTTTCAACCAGGCTGTAACATTGGGGAAGCTATCCGTGTGATTGCAGAGAGAGGCCTTGGAG ATGTGGACCAGCTGGTGAAGTGTTCCCACGAACGCTCCATTCATCTCTTCATTGACTCTCTGCTGAATGAGGAAAACCCCAGTAAGGCCTACCGGTGCAATTCAAAGGAAGCCTTTGAGAAAGGGCTCTGCCTGAGCTGCAGAAAGAACCGTTGCAACAACGTGGGCTATGAGATCAACAAGGTCAGAGCCAAGAGAAGCAGCAAAATGTACCTGAAGACTCGTTCTCAGATGCCTTACAAAG TCTTCCATTACCAAGTAAAGATACATTTTTCTGGAACTGAGAGTGACACACAGACCAACCAGGCCTTCGAAATCTCTCTGTATGGCACTGTGGCCGAGAGTGAGAACATCCCCTTCACCCT GCCTGAAATTTCCACAAATAAGACGTACTCTTTCCTCATTTACACGGAGGTGGACATCGGAGAACTGCTGATGCTGAAGCTCAAATGGAATAGCGACTCCTACTTCAGCTGGTCCGACTGGTGGAGCAGCCCTGGCTTTGCCATTGAGAAGATCAGAGTGAAAGCAGGAGAGACTCAAAAGAA GGTGATCTTCTGTTCCAGGG